The stretch of DNA TCAACGTCGCAATCGAACCTGGAAAACTACATATCATAAGGCTTTGAGGCGACCGCCGTCGAAATTTCTCTTAACCCCTCTAAGGGATTGAAACTTTTTTGTGTAGTTGTCGCATTGCTCTTTCTCCCTAGTCGAAATTTCTCTTAACCCCTCTAAGGGATTGAAACGCCCCCAATAGGTTTCGCCAGTGGGCTTACAGCAGTCGAAATTTCTCTTAACCCCTCTAAGGGATTGAAACAGTTCGGCAATGGTGGTGGTGGAAACTTCATCCGGTCGAAATTTCTCTTAACCCCTCTAAGGGATTGAAACTCGCTGAATGCAGGATCTTTCGATATTGCCGCTACAAGTCGAAATTTCTCTTAACCCCTCTAAGGGATTGAAACGTAGGGGAATCGCTCTTTGCGATCGCCCCCACCAGGGTCGAAATTTCTCTTAACCCCTCTAAGGGATTGAAACTTTATCGATGACCAGCAGGACGGCTGGAGTATTTGTCGAAATTTCTCTTAACCCCTCTAAGGGATTGAAACTTGATGTATCAACCTAAAACAATTTTTCCCGGTACTGTCGAAATTTCTCTTAACCCCTCTAAGGGATTGAAACACATGACGAAAACCAAAATGACCGAATCAAAACAGTCGAAATTTCTCTTAACCCCTCTAAGGGATTGAAACTTCATCCCCAACGGCGATTACTATGTAGTTTATGTCGAAATTTCTCTTAACCCCTCTAAGGGATTGAAACCTACTAGCGGGAAATACTTGTTTCACATCATAGTGTCGAAATTTCTCTTAACCCCTCTAAGGGATTGAAACTTCAATAGTTTCTTTGTTTCTTTTTGGTACATTCGTCGAAATTTCTCTTAACCCCTCTAAGGGATTGAAACTCAAGATACATACACGAAGAATTAAAACCCAACATAGTCGAAATTTCTCTTAACCCCTCTAAGGGATTGAAACTTCTCCTTTCCCTGCATACCCGCAGGATATCCATAGTCGAAATTTCTCTTAACCCCTCTAAGGGATTGAAACATTAGTGGTTGGTGGCTCGATTGGTTCCCGGTTTTGGGTCGAAATTTCTCTTAACCCCTCTAAGGGATTGAAACTTAATTCCTAGTTAGGTGGTAAACCGACCTGGGGTCGAAATTTCTCTTAACCCCTCTAAGGGATTGAAACTTCTAGCCAATCTACTAAAGCTTCGTTGTCGCTCCCCGTCGAAATTTCTCTTAACCCCTCTAAGGGATTGAAACCGCATTGTGGGAAAGAAGCGCACCTGCACCCTTTTGGTCGAAATTTCTCTTAACCCCTCTAAGGGATTGAAACTGCTGGGGGGATTTTTCTAGGGTTTTTCTTGACATTCAACACTTCTGTAAGGGGGGTAATTTTGTTTATAGGATTCTTGTCTAAACTATTCTGTCTACCTTTTTTGTTAGTAGTTTCGATTTTTTATGGTGCTTTTGTTGGTTGGTTTACTACTCTAATTGTACAAATAGTGATTTTAATCCCATTAATATATATTTTTCCATCCCTTGAAGAGTCCTTAGTAGATTTAGTCGAACCAATGTTTTTCACAGTGTGGGTTATAGTGTCTACTTCCATTTTCCTATCTTACTTGCTTGCTAGCGAAAAGGAAGAATTTGTGGGATATTTTTCGTGGATAAAAATTAATAGTTAATAGGAAAGTTCTCTTACCTACCAACGTGCAGGACAAATAAAAAAGTCGAAATTTCTCTTAACCCCTCTAAGGGATTGAAACAAAGCGCGTGGTGCCACAAAATCCGCTTTTATCAGGGTGTCGAAATTTCTCTTAACCCCTCTAAGGGATTGAAACAGAAGACCATCTACGGTATCCTCTAAGGGATACGTCGAAATTTTTCTTAACCCCTCTAAGGGATTACAACCTCCACCAGCATTGAATTTTAGCTTTTGGCAGTACAGCGAGATTTGAACCAGTGGGAAAGCGCGATCGCGACAACCACCATCAACGCCACCAATCCCACACTCGACATCCCAGAAATCAGCGCTGGCAAAGAAATAACTCGACCCACAGAAAACGCCAAACTAACCGTAACCGCAGCCCAAACAGCCGCCCCAGCCGCATTGTACAAACAAAACTCCCCGTAACTCATGCCAGCTATTCCAGCAATCGGACCAGCAAAAATGCGCAACAAAGCCACAAACCGACCCAAAAATACCGTACGGCGAGCATGGCGCTGAAATTGTTCCCGCAAATTTTGTAGTTTCTCCTCCCGAATGCGGAAAAGTTTGCCCAAACGCAGCAAAAATGCCCAACCACCCCATTTCCCCAGCCAATAACCGAAATTATCCCCCAAAACAGCACCAAAAAATACGCTCGCCAAAACCAACCAATAATTGAGTTCGCCGCTTCCTGCCAAAAATCCTCCCAAAATGGTAATGGTCTCTCCCGGAACTGGAATCCCTGTATTTTCTATAGAAATCCCTAAAAAAAGGATTGGGTAGC from Geitlerinema sp. PCC 9228 encodes:
- a CDS encoding DedA family protein, which codes for MSEIVSLDILRELIQQYGYPILFLGISIENTGIPVPGETITILGGFLAGSGELNYWLVLASVFFGAVLGDNFGYWLGKWGGWAFLLRLGKLFRIREEKLQNLREQFQRHARRTVFLGRFVALLRIFAGPIAGIAGMSYGEFCLYNAAGAAVWAAVTVSLAFSVGRVISLPALISGMSSVGLVALMVVVAIALSHWFKSRCTAKS